In the Pseudanabaena sp. PCC 7367 genome, one interval contains:
- a CDS encoding OmpA family protein, producing MATPERPQDYSAHSNLDPIDETIRLHGFADLLSELAKEDKPLVDTDVVAKSQEIEKKLDLPPIPDLVKQAQEHSEASGALDIPSEPAATIADRQQANDSEQSNPTLTPVDRPTPSPTQTQTEPASVMVATDKLNALLAEVSHLRDAQTNLTTHINDLETQLKEAEGRSIDPLALDPSSGSNQTANQLFMARFGLLILLGLLILIPVGIYQYFKLVERGREKAVMLKLSAVPQLSVYRIEADVRGQNLELRGKLPQRHLRDLAEEVATAALPGYRVNNEIITIDIPADPLLVNEEAQRLAAAFSAIDGMNIEAQLQGSEVLLTGTAIRQQSINALVPAFNQLPGVEQITNQVKFTPPAIATRVYFAFESATVELRDIDGKLENVKQFMRQNPTFRLRIVGYANANEYLAEQLAQERAQAVKNILEDRGIDRRNMSAIAGAGNPPGVAADQEDWLNQAVLFELIEPDSE from the coding sequence ATGGCAACTCCGGAGCGACCCCAGGACTATTCCGCCCATTCCAACCTCGATCCCATCGATGAAACGATTCGACTACATGGGTTCGCAGATTTGCTATCGGAACTGGCCAAGGAAGATAAACCCTTGGTAGATACAGATGTGGTGGCCAAAAGTCAGGAAATTGAAAAAAAATTAGATTTGCCACCCATTCCCGATTTGGTCAAGCAAGCCCAAGAGCACTCTGAAGCCTCTGGAGCATTAGACATCCCATCCGAACCCGCTGCAACCATAGCCGATCGCCAGCAAGCTAATGATTCCGAGCAGAGCAATCCAACCTTAACTCCAGTCGATCGCCCTACCCCATCCCCCACTCAAACCCAAACCGAACCCGCCTCCGTGATGGTGGCCACCGACAAGCTGAATGCCCTGTTGGCGGAAGTGTCCCATCTGCGTGATGCTCAAACTAATCTAACCACTCACATCAATGATCTAGAAACTCAGCTAAAGGAGGCAGAAGGTCGATCGATCGATCCATTGGCACTTGATCCATCGTCAGGATCTAATCAAACAGCCAACCAGTTATTCATGGCAAGATTTGGCCTGCTGATTCTATTGGGTTTACTAATATTAATTCCGGTTGGCATCTATCAATATTTCAAGCTGGTGGAACGGGGACGCGAAAAAGCCGTAATGCTGAAGCTAAGCGCAGTGCCGCAATTATCGGTTTATCGGATTGAAGCAGATGTGCGCGGTCAAAACCTAGAGCTGCGCGGTAAGTTGCCCCAGCGGCATTTACGGGATCTGGCCGAAGAAGTGGCCACGGCTGCGCTACCGGGATATCGCGTTAACAATGAAATTATCACGATCGATATCCCTGCTGATCCATTACTGGTCAACGAAGAAGCCCAGCGATTGGCGGCGGCTTTTTCAGCGATCGATGGCATGAACATTGAGGCGCAACTCCAGGGGAGCGAAGTGCTTTTAACCGGAACCGCAATCCGCCAGCAAAGCATCAATGCGCTGGTGCCTGCTTTCAATCAGTTGCCGGGGGTGGAACAAATCACCAATCAGGTGAAATTTACACCACCAGCGATCGCCACCAGGGTCTACTTTGCGTTTGAATCAGCCACAGTTGAGCTAAGGGACATAGATGGCAAGCTAGAAAACGTCAAGCAATTTATGCGCCAAAATCCTACTTTCCGGTTGCGCATTGTTGGCTATGCCAATGCAAATGAATATCTGGCTGAGCAACTAGCTCAGGAACGCGCCCAGGCGGTGAAGAATATTCTTGAAGATCGTGGCATCGATCGCCGTAACATGAGCGCGATCGCTGGGGCGGGCAATCCACCAGGGGTAGCAGCAGATCAAGAAGATTGGCTGAATCAAGCGGTTTTGTTTGAATTAATTGAACCCGATTCAGAGTAA
- a CDS encoding O-linked N-acetylglucosamine transferase, SPINDLY family protein: MDDLSGGLSQARTLWLAGEYQQAAGIYEQAIATEPDHQTHYWHLGLMLLLMGQEAEAQMTWLMAPDSSGDLDLLDDIKNIEDRDLESEQESEAIANQTIDKQSDAQAGLPLDQILNQECDRQVELGNLQMAWVIRQYLREFFPADINNLLQLVQLSISIGSFQSSDLIDLGLIDALASISETPSTSEPTDSDFDTALEPATATAGSTPPAIEPELILTTMKAVLDCAIPSETEFEFTAAAANYIYCFIPQVNILDQLRIMAEKLNYTRQLPHLAVRVVKICLALEPENVDSLIYIAHTYSDAREHSEAIAHAQRACDLAERNSWSLAMQIIAHYCLLKVLMIASGYWQRATATNQKIQALCQSLYTLRPELSRRDLMLLRTVNFFSPYFEDKARPNRTIQNQFLQFCQDQAESIFQELIPKYRNHHQQLRQQNQASKHNTSNRPLKIGYLSSCMRRHSVGWLARWLFQYHNRDRFEIYTYFINFRQTDDKLQTWYAQKSDQAYRGGIDGKDDGVTLAKKIFADQVDILIDLDSITSYVAPEVLSLKPAPIQVSWLGLDATGVPTVDYFIADHYVLPEYAQEYYSEKIWRLPHTYLAVEGFETSAPTLNRDRLDIPADAVVFLTAQTGQKRHPDTTRMQLQIISQVPNSYLLIKGIADQESMQNLFKNLAIEAGVSENQLKFLPLVKNEETHRANLAIADVVLDTYPYNGATTTMETLWMGIPIVTRVGEQFSARNSYGMMINAGINEGIAWSDQEYIEWGVRLGKDEKLRQQIAYKLRMGRHSAPLWNAKQFVKEMEDAYTQMWQAYVG, encoded by the coding sequence ATGGATGACTTGAGTGGTGGATTGTCTCAGGCTCGCACTTTGTGGTTAGCGGGAGAATACCAACAGGCGGCAGGTATATATGAACAGGCGATCGCCACCGAACCAGATCACCAAACCCACTATTGGCATCTAGGGCTAATGTTGCTGTTGATGGGACAAGAAGCAGAGGCTCAGATGACCTGGTTAATGGCACCAGATTCGTCTGGCGACTTAGACTTGCTGGATGATATTAAAAATATTGAAGATAGAGATCTAGAAAGTGAGCAGGAGTCAGAGGCGATCGCCAACCAAACCATTGATAAACAATCAGATGCTCAGGCAGGTTTACCGCTCGACCAGATTTTAAACCAGGAATGCGATCGCCAGGTAGAACTGGGCAATCTGCAAATGGCCTGGGTGATTCGGCAATATTTACGCGAGTTTTTCCCCGCTGACATCAATAATCTATTGCAGCTTGTGCAACTATCAATCTCGATCGGTAGTTTTCAAAGCAGTGATTTGATCGACCTTGGTTTGATTGATGCTTTAGCAAGTATTAGTGAAACTCCATCTACATCTGAACCTACAGATAGCGATTTCGATACTGCTCTGGAACCTGCAACCGCTACCGCAGGATCAACCCCACCAGCGATCGAGCCAGAACTAATCCTGACCACCATGAAAGCAGTGCTGGATTGTGCAATACCAAGCGAAACAGAGTTTGAATTCACCGCTGCTGCTGCCAATTACATATATTGTTTCATCCCCCAGGTCAATATCCTTGACCAACTGCGGATTATGGCGGAGAAACTCAACTACACCAGACAGCTTCCCCATCTAGCTGTGCGGGTTGTCAAAATATGCCTGGCTCTAGAACCTGAGAACGTTGATTCACTGATTTATATTGCCCACACCTATTCCGATGCCCGTGAGCATAGTGAGGCGATCGCCCATGCCCAACGTGCCTGTGATTTAGCTGAGCGCAACTCATGGAGTCTGGCAATGCAAATTATTGCCCATTACTGCCTCCTCAAAGTATTAATGATCGCCAGTGGTTATTGGCAGCGGGCAACAGCGACTAATCAAAAGATCCAAGCACTGTGTCAAAGTTTATATACTCTACGTCCTGAGCTTTCCCGCCGGGATTTGATGCTGTTGCGAACGGTTAATTTTTTCTCGCCCTACTTTGAAGATAAAGCCCGCCCCAATCGCACGATCCAAAATCAATTTTTACAGTTTTGTCAGGATCAAGCAGAATCTATCTTTCAAGAATTAATCCCAAAATATCGTAATCACCACCAGCAATTGCGACAGCAAAATCAAGCGAGCAAACATAATACAAGCAATCGCCCACTTAAAATTGGTTATCTATCAAGCTGTATGCGTCGCCATTCGGTGGGGTGGTTAGCAAGATGGTTATTTCAATACCATAACCGCGATCGCTTCGAGATCTATACCTACTTCATCAACTTTCGTCAGACCGATGACAAGTTGCAGACCTGGTATGCGCAAAAATCTGACCAAGCCTATCGTGGCGGCATAGACGGCAAGGATGATGGAGTGACCCTGGCAAAAAAAATATTTGCTGACCAAGTTGATATTTTAATTGACCTGGATAGTATTACTTCCTATGTAGCTCCAGAGGTGCTGTCTCTCAAACCTGCACCAATCCAGGTTTCCTGGTTAGGGCTTGATGCAACTGGCGTGCCAACCGTGGATTACTTTATTGCCGATCATTATGTCCTACCGGAATATGCCCAGGAATACTACAGCGAGAAAATCTGGCGATTGCCCCATACCTACCTGGCCGTAGAAGGATTTGAAACTAGCGCTCCAACGTTGAACCGCGATCGCCTCGATATCCCAGCCGATGCAGTGGTGTTCTTAACGGCGCAAACAGGACAAAAACGCCATCCCGATACCACTAGAATGCAGTTGCAAATTATTAGCCAGGTGCCTAATAGCTATTTATTGATCAAGGGCATTGCCGATCAAGAATCCATGCAGAATTTATTTAAAAATCTGGCGATCGAAGCAGGCGTGAGTGAAAATCAACTCAAGTTTTTACCCCTGGTCAAAAATGAAGAGACCCACCGTGCCAACCTGGCGATCGCGGATGTGGTGCTGGATACCTACCCCTATAATGGCGCTACCACAACTATGGAAACTCTCTGGATGGGGATTCCGATCGTCACCAGGGTGGGTGAGCAATTTTCGGCGCGCAATAGCTATGGCATGATGATCAATGCTGGTATTAATGAAGGGATCGCCTGGTCAGATCAGGAATATATTGAATGGGGGGTCAGGTTGGGCAAGGATGAAAAACTACGTCAGCAAATTGCCTATAAATTGCGCATGGGTCGCCACAGTGCGCCATTGTGGAATGCGAAGCAGTTTGTGAAAGAGATGGAGGATGCCTATACTCAGATGTGGCAGGCATATGTTGGCTAA
- a CDS encoding O-linked N-acetylglucosamine transferase, SPINDLY family protein yields MAVDADFSSSDQFTSNANPGDRWQAQIEAHKAKNEYMQAAEVLAAAIEAEPQVKHYYWQLGLMQLLAGAEEDAQVTWMFAITSDDSESTASDTQELVRVLSQEAQRQEHKQEWLQAILVRQYIHQIDPTDLTNLLALIRLNIKQNALEQELLTTTTEQLVAQSPSQQGNPPLLPEHIGNQILHTLKALLNYVTPDRPILDFISSCLPYLKLNVTDRQTGLLLLLQASDKVGFSLKQFAIAITLIEFCLDLAPDNLIAWSYLAQFHQNIGQFEPGLAAARTQYEKSQTLVDRLSASHMLLRGLLGAGGHWQEALRTFQNHLKMTAELVAAQPQDLERIDVTRLMTTSFFTPYIKDEPAQTRPLQNQLMALCTANIHRYAQAAVQKYATGFKARAVNDTYRRSDRRLKIGYLSSGFWQHSVGWLARWLIKNHDRDRFDLHGYFLDYRQGQDPLQEWYVKQMDHCYLQGVDGEGDTLTISNRIFADEIDILIDLDSITLDTTCEIMAMKPAPLQATWLGLDGSGLPTIDYFIADHYSLPAEADQYYQEKIWRLPHSFIAVDGFEAAVPTIHRQDFGIPAEAVVYLTAQVGLKRHPDTLQRQLEIIKAVPNSYLAIKGLADNASMTKLCQEMAAAMEISYDRLVFLPLSATEAEHRANLTIADVVLDTYPYNGATTTLETLWMGIPIVTRVGKQFSARNAYSLMVNAGISAGIAWSDREYVEWGIRLGSDLALRQQVCWQLRQSRHSQPLWDSKQFTRDMEAAYINMWQQKWQGDETN; encoded by the coding sequence ATGGCAGTGGATGCTGATTTTTCCTCATCCGATCAATTTACTTCTAATGCAAATCCTGGCGATCGCTGGCAGGCTCAAATTGAGGCTCACAAGGCCAAAAATGAATATATGCAAGCGGCTGAGGTTTTAGCAGCGGCGATCGAGGCTGAACCCCAGGTCAAGCATTATTATTGGCAATTGGGATTGATGCAATTGCTGGCCGGAGCTGAGGAAGATGCCCAGGTGACCTGGATGTTTGCGATCACCAGTGATGACAGCGAAAGCACGGCGAGCGATACCCAGGAGTTGGTGCGGGTACTCAGCCAGGAAGCGCAACGCCAAGAGCATAAGCAGGAATGGCTGCAAGCGATCCTAGTCAGGCAGTATATTCACCAAATTGATCCTACTGATTTAACTAATCTGTTGGCATTAATCCGGCTGAACATCAAGCAGAATGCCCTGGAGCAAGAGTTGCTAACTACAACAACTGAACAGCTTGTGGCGCAATCTCCATCTCAGCAGGGTAATCCGCCCCTACTACCTGAACACATTGGCAACCAGATCCTGCATACGCTCAAAGCATTATTGAATTATGTTACGCCCGATCGCCCCATCCTTGACTTTATTAGTAGTTGCTTGCCTTATTTAAAACTGAATGTAACCGATCGCCAGACTGGTTTATTGCTTTTGCTCCAGGCAAGTGACAAAGTTGGGTTTAGCCTCAAACAATTTGCGATCGCCATTACCCTGATTGAATTCTGCTTGGATTTAGCACCAGATAACCTGATTGCCTGGAGTTATCTGGCGCAGTTCCACCAGAATATTGGTCAATTCGAGCCCGGTTTGGCGGCCGCCAGGACTCAATATGAAAAATCGCAAACCCTGGTCGATCGCCTCAGCGCTAGTCACATGCTCTTGCGGGGATTGTTGGGAGCAGGAGGTCATTGGCAAGAGGCGCTGCGCACTTTCCAAAACCATCTCAAAATGACCGCTGAATTGGTGGCAGCCCAACCTCAAGACCTAGAGCGAATTGATGTCACCAGGCTGATGACCACGTCCTTTTTTACCCCTTACATCAAAGACGAGCCAGCCCAAACTCGGCCGCTCCAAAATCAGCTAATGGCATTGTGTACCGCAAATATTCATCGCTATGCCCAAGCAGCAGTACAGAAGTATGCGACTGGATTTAAGGCTCGCGCTGTAAATGATACTTATCGGCGTAGCGATCGCCGCCTAAAAATTGGTTATCTCTCCAGTGGCTTTTGGCAGCATTCCGTTGGTTGGTTGGCCAGATGGTTAATCAAAAACCATGACCGCGATCGCTTTGATCTGCATGGCTATTTTTTGGATTATCGGCAGGGACAAGACCCATTGCAGGAATGGTATGTCAAACAAATGGATCATTGTTATTTGCAAGGTGTTGATGGGGAGGGTGATACCTTGACAATTAGTAATCGTATTTTTGCCGACGAAATTGATATCCTGATCGACCTGGACAGCATCACCCTGGATACAACCTGTGAAATCATGGCAATGAAACCAGCCCCCCTGCAAGCAACCTGGTTAGGGCTCGATGGATCGGGCTTACCCACGATCGATTATTTTATTGCCGATCACTACTCTTTACCCGCCGAAGCAGACCAATATTATCAAGAAAAAATCTGGCGCTTACCCCATTCTTTCATTGCGGTGGATGGCTTTGAAGCAGCCGTACCGACAATCCATCGCCAGGATTTTGGTATTCCAGCAGAAGCGGTAGTTTACCTAACTGCTCAGGTGGGGCTGAAGCGGCATCCCGATACATTGCAACGGCAATTAGAGATTATTAAGGCAGTGCCCAATAGTTATCTCGCAATCAAAGGGCTAGCTGATAATGCTTCCATGACTAAACTATGCCAGGAGATGGCGGCGGCAATGGAGATCAGTTACGATCGGCTGGTATTTTTGCCCCTTTCGGCCACCGAAGCTGAACACCGTGCTAATTTAACGATCGCTGATGTGGTATTAGATACCTATCCCTACAATGGCGCTACTACCACCCTGGAGACCCTGTGGATGGGGATTCCAATCGTGACCAGGGTGGGCAAACAATTTTCTGCCCGCAATGCCTATTCCCTGATGGTGAATGCTGGTATCAGTGCTGGTATTGCCTGGAGCGATCGAGAATATGTGGAATGGGGAATACGGCTGGGCAGCGATTTGGCTTTGCGGCAACAGGTCTGCTGGCAATTGCGGCAATCGCGCCACAGTCAGCCGCTCTGGGATAGTAAGCAATTTACCCGTGACATGGAAGCCGCTTATATAAACATGTGGCAACAAAAATGGCAGGGTGACGAAACTAATTAA